Proteins found in one Flavobacterium channae genomic segment:
- a CDS encoding TlpA family protein disulfide reductase produces the protein MIKNYIKYFLPLSIALFSTLTSCKKVFKEDDFVAYFGGEVLNPQEKYVLFLKDDEVIDTIYLDKNNRFMHKFDSLTPGLYTFKHNPEYQYVYFDKNDSLMVRVNTFDFDNSIVFCGRGDEKNNFLIELYLKNEADRSLMYQNFDKDVKSFIKNIDSSYAIRKSFYLKRKAEIGWDENFDEIAKASLEFHHITKKEIYPYAHQFRTGENIRTKLPSNYYNHRKDVDFENAHLINYAPFIKYVSVMLNNVALQKDNVDLNENSLENNIEKLNITDTLIKNQKVKNVVLNNVAMMYLLEDQNMYNNQKFIDRYLKLTTDEKNKKEISEIYSSVQNLKVGNRLPKINLLDKTNQTIDINNLVRKPTVLFFWTSGAESHFVASHRKISELQAKYPNYDFIAINVNDIKSKCENTLKKYNFEGITELRCEDFDNIRKQWVITKIHRIIVLNADGTIRNGFANLFDVNFELNLK, from the coding sequence ATGATTAAGAATTACATAAAATACTTTTTGCCCCTATCTATCGCACTTTTTTCTACTTTAACTTCTTGTAAAAAAGTTTTTAAGGAAGATGATTTTGTGGCGTATTTTGGTGGTGAAGTTTTAAATCCTCAAGAAAAGTATGTATTGTTTTTAAAAGATGATGAAGTGATTGACACTATTTATCTAGACAAAAACAATCGTTTCATGCATAAATTCGATTCATTAACTCCAGGTTTATACACTTTTAAACACAATCCGGAATATCAATATGTTTATTTTGATAAAAACGATAGTTTGATGGTTCGTGTAAACACTTTTGATTTTGACAATTCTATTGTTTTTTGTGGTCGTGGTGACGAAAAGAACAATTTCTTAATAGAATTGTATTTAAAAAACGAAGCCGATCGTTCTTTAATGTACCAGAACTTTGATAAAGATGTAAAAAGTTTTATCAAAAACATCGATTCTAGTTATGCTATCAGAAAATCATTTTATCTTAAAAGAAAAGCCGAAATTGGTTGGGATGAAAACTTCGATGAAATTGCAAAAGCGAGTTTAGAGTTTCATCACATAACTAAAAAAGAAATTTATCCATACGCGCATCAATTTAGAACTGGAGAAAATATTAGAACAAAACTACCTTCAAATTACTACAATCACAGAAAAGATGTAGATTTTGAAAATGCACATCTAATTAATTACGCTCCATTTATTAAATATGTAAGTGTAATGTTAAATAACGTTGCTTTACAAAAAGATAATGTGGATTTGAATGAAAATTCTCTTGAAAATAATATAGAAAAACTAAACATTACTGATACTTTAATTAAAAATCAGAAGGTTAAAAATGTTGTTTTAAACAATGTAGCCATGATGTATTTACTTGAAGATCAGAACATGTATAACAATCAAAAATTTATTGACCGTTATTTAAAATTAACAACCGACGAAAAGAACAAAAAGGAAATCAGCGAAATTTACAGCTCTGTTCAAAATTTAAAAGTTGGTAATAGATTGCCAAAAATTAATTTACTTGATAAAACAAATCAAACAATTGACATTAACAATTTGGTTAGAAAACCAACTGTTTTATTCTTCTGGACTAGTGGTGCAGAATCACATTTTGTTGCTTCTCATAGAAAAATAAGTGAATTACAGGCAAAATATCCAAACTACGATTTTATTGCCATAAATGTTAACGACATTAAATCGAAATGTGAAAACACATTGAAAAAATACAACTTTGAAGGTATTACTGAGTTACGTTGCGAAGATTTTGACAACATCAGAAAACAATGGGTTATAACTAAAATTCACAGAATTATTGTTTTAAATGCGGATGGAACCATTAGAAATGGATTTGCTAATTTGTTTGATGTGAATTTTGAATTGAATTTGAAATAA
- a CDS encoding GNAT family N-acetyltransferase has translation MENIRIMKADLQDVEKLQKIGKETFFETFSESNSDENMQKYLIEGFSIEKLTTELTDTNAEFYFAVFDEEVIGYLKLNFGDSQTELKDNKALEIERIYVSKEFHGKNIGQLLYDKAIEVANQKNADYVWLGVWEENPRAISFYKKNGFVEFDKHIFRLGDEEQTDIMMKLNLKG, from the coding sequence ATGGAAAATATTCGAATTATGAAAGCTGATTTACAAGACGTAGAAAAGCTTCAGAAAATTGGTAAAGAAACTTTTTTTGAAACTTTTTCTGAAAGTAATTCAGATGAAAACATGCAAAAATATTTGATTGAAGGTTTTTCTATTGAAAAATTAACGACTGAACTTACCGATACAAATGCTGAATTCTATTTTGCAGTATTTGATGAGGAAGTAATTGGTTATTTGAAGCTAAATTTTGGTGATTCTCAAACTGAATTGAAAGATAACAAAGCACTTGAAATTGAACGTATTTATGTTTCAAAAGAATTTCACGGAAAAAATATAGGTCAATTATTATATGATAAAGCTATAGAAGTAGCTAATCAAAAAAACGCAGATTATGTTTGGTTAGGTGTTTGGGAAGAAAATCCAAGAGCTATAAGTTTTTACAAGAAAAATGGTTTTGTAGAGTTTGATAAACACATCTTTAGATTAGGAGATGAAGAACAAACGGATATAATGATGAAATTAAATTTAAAAGGATAA
- a CDS encoding SDR family oxidoreductase, giving the protein MSRVVLITGGSSGIGKSIGEFLHQKGFVVYGTSRNPERITNSIFPLVALDVRDKQSIVNCVAEVIQKSGRLDIVINNAGVGITGPIEEIPTEEIRNNFETNLFGPIEVMKAVLPQMREQKSGLIINITSIAGYMGLPYRGIYSASKGALELITEALRMEVKSFGIQITNVAPGDFATNIAAGRYHAPVVKGSAYEVPYGNTLKEMDTHVDSGSNPKDMAEAIYAIIQTEKPKVHYKVGAFLQKFSIVLKRILPDTMYEKMLMNHYKL; this is encoded by the coding sequence ATGAGTAGAGTAGTATTAATTACAGGTGGTTCATCAGGAATAGGAAAATCAATTGGCGAGTTTTTGCATCAAAAAGGTTTTGTGGTGTATGGCACTAGCCGTAATCCTGAAAGAATCACAAATTCGATATTTCCATTAGTAGCTTTGGACGTTCGCGATAAGCAAAGTATTGTAAATTGTGTTGCCGAAGTGATTCAAAAATCAGGGAGATTGGATATTGTAATTAATAATGCGGGTGTTGGAATTACAGGTCCAATTGAAGAAATTCCTACAGAAGAAATCCGAAATAATTTTGAGACCAATTTGTTTGGACCAATTGAAGTAATGAAAGCGGTTTTACCCCAAATGCGTGAGCAAAAATCGGGTTTAATTATCAATATTACGTCGATTGCAGGTTATATGGGATTGCCATATCGTGGGATTTATTCGGCTTCTAAAGGTGCTTTGGAATTAATCACAGAAGCATTACGAATGGAAGTAAAATCCTTTGGAATTCAAATTACGAATGTAGCACCAGGTGATTTTGCTACAAATATCGCAGCAGGACGTTATCATGCACCTGTTGTAAAAGGTTCGGCTTACGAAGTTCCTTACGGAAATACTTTGAAAGAAATGGATACACATGTGGATAGTGGTAGTAATCCAAAAGATATGGCAGAAGCAATTTATGCTATTATTCAAACAGAAAAACCAAAAGTACATTATAAAGTTGGGGCTTTCTTACAGAAATTTTCCATTGTTTTAAAACGCATTTTACCAGATACGATGTATGAGAAAATGTTGATGAATCATTACAAACTTTAA
- a CDS encoding ABC-F family ATP-binding cassette domain-containing protein, whose protein sequence is MLTVSNLSVQFGKRILFDEVNTTFTQGNCYGIIGANGAGKSTFMKIIAGDMEPTSGRVILEPGKRMSVLNQNHNLFDEYTVLDTVLMGNKVLHAIKAEMDALYADYTDENANRIGELQLQFDEMNGWNAESDAATMLSNLEIGPEHHYTLMGEMDGKLKVRVLLAQALFGNPDVLIMDEPTNDLDFETIGWLENFLANYENTVLVVSHDRHFLDAVCTHISDIDFGKITHYSGNYTFWYESSQLAARQKAQQNKKAEEKKAELEEFIRRFSANVAKSKQATSRKKMIEKLNLDEIKPSSRRYPAIIFETEREAGDQILNVQNLAASVDGDVLFKNVDLNMAKGDKIVVFSKDSRATTAFYEILNGKMNADAGTFDWGITTTQSYLPVENHEFFEGVDLNLVDWLRQWAKTEEERDEVYVRGFLGKMIFSGEEALKKCNVLSGGEKVRCMLSRMMMIRANVLMLDEPTNHLDLESITAFNNSLKNFKGSVLFTTHDHEFAQTVANRVLELTPNGAIDRYMTFDEYLDDDKIKELRKKMYS, encoded by the coding sequence ATGCTAACAGTTTCAAATTTATCGGTACAATTTGGGAAACGAATTTTATTCGATGAAGTAAATACAACATTCACTCAAGGTAACTGCTACGGAATCATTGGTGCTAATGGTGCTGGGAAATCTACATTCATGAAAATTATTGCTGGCGATATGGAGCCAACTTCAGGAAGAGTAATTCTTGAGCCAGGAAAAAGAATGTCGGTTTTAAACCAAAATCACAACTTATTTGACGAATATACTGTTTTAGATACAGTATTAATGGGAAATAAAGTTCTACATGCTATTAAAGCTGAAATGGATGCTTTATATGCTGACTACACTGATGAAAATGCTAATAGAATTGGAGAATTGCAGTTGCAATTTGATGAAATGAATGGTTGGAATGCAGAAAGTGATGCTGCAACTATGTTGTCTAACTTAGAAATTGGTCCAGAACATCATTACACTTTAATGGGTGAAATGGATGGAAAATTAAAAGTTCGTGTTTTATTAGCACAAGCTTTATTTGGAAATCCTGATGTATTGATTATGGATGAGCCTACCAACGACTTGGATTTTGAAACAATTGGTTGGTTAGAAAACTTCCTTGCTAATTATGAAAATACCGTTTTAGTAGTATCGCATGACCGTCACTTTTTAGACGCAGTTTGTACGCATATTTCAGATATCGATTTTGGAAAAATCACACATTATTCAGGAAACTATACGTTTTGGTATGAGTCTTCTCAATTAGCGGCTCGTCAAAAAGCGCAACAAAACAAGAAAGCAGAAGAGAAAAAAGCAGAATTGGAAGAATTTATTCGTCGTTTTAGTGCGAATGTGGCTAAGTCTAAACAAGCTACTTCTCGTAAAAAAATGATTGAAAAATTAAATTTAGACGAGATTAAGCCTTCAAGCAGAAGATATCCAGCGATTATTTTTGAAACAGAAAGAGAAGCAGGAGATCAAATTTTAAACGTACAAAATTTAGCGGCTTCAGTTGATGGAGATGTATTGTTTAAAAATGTTGATTTAAACATGGCTAAAGGTGATAAAATTGTAGTTTTCTCAAAAGATTCGAGAGCAACAACAGCTTTTTATGAAATCTTAAACGGTAAAATGAATGCTGATGCTGGAACATTTGATTGGGGAATTACAACAACACAATCGTATTTGCCAGTTGAAAATCATGAGTTTTTTGAAGGAGTTGATTTAAATTTAGTAGATTGGTTACGTCAGTGGGCTAAAACTGAAGAAGAGCGTGACGAAGTTTACGTTCGTGGATTTTTAGGAAAAATGATTTTCTCTGGAGAAGAAGCATTAAAGAAATGTAATGTTTTATCTGGAGGAGAAAAAGTTCGTTGTATGTTATCTCGTATGATGATGATTAGAGCTAACGTTTTAATGTTAGACGAACCAACAAATCACTTAGACTTAGAATCAATTACAGCTTTCAATAATTCATTAAAGAACTTTAAAGGTTCGGTTTTATTTACAACTCACGATCACGAATTTGCTCAAACAGTTGCTAATAGAGTTTTAGAATTAACTCCAAATGGTGCAATTGATAGATACATGACATTTGATGAGTATTTAGATGATGATAAAATCAAAGAATTAAGAAAGAAAATGTATTCTTAA
- a CDS encoding carboxypeptidase-like regulatory domain-containing protein: protein MTRKINISIPKPCHENWEAMTPEEKGRFCGVCSKTVFDFTKASDKEIIEHLNKDKNACGRFVSSQLNRDLIITKEKSSYWIIATATLFSFLGIGSQAAYSQVKQDTIQTDKKNLNQDAAIKTVKNPFTITGVVIDDLGPMAGANVVIKGTTRGTSTDYDGKYSIEAHEGDTLVFGYIGFKNYETIIDSKTTTVNVTMTEDGNLVSTGIVLIGDIKRRTFFGRQIQKVRNWFR, encoded by the coding sequence TTGACTAGAAAAATAAACATATCAATTCCAAAACCTTGCCATGAAAACTGGGAAGCCATGACTCCTGAAGAAAAAGGAAGGTTTTGTGGTGTTTGTTCTAAAACGGTTTTTGATTTTACAAAAGCTTCAGATAAAGAGATTATTGAACATTTGAATAAAGATAAAAACGCTTGTGGACGATTTGTAAGTTCTCAATTGAACCGTGATTTAATAATTACAAAAGAAAAATCATCTTATTGGATAATTGCCACCGCTACTTTATTTAGTTTTTTAGGAATTGGAAGTCAAGCTGCATATTCGCAGGTTAAACAAGATACCATTCAAACAGATAAGAAAAATCTAAATCAAGATGCTGCTATTAAAACTGTAAAAAATCCTTTTACTATTACTGGGGTTGTTATTGATGATTTAGGTCCAATGGCTGGGGCTAATGTTGTAATTAAAGGAACAACAAGAGGAACTTCAACAGATTATGACGGAAAATATTCAATTGAAGCACATGAAGGAGATACTTTAGTTTTTGGTTATATAGGTTTTAAAAATTATGAAACAATAATAGATTCTAAAACCACAACAGTAAATGTAACAATGACAGAAGATGGAAATTTAGTCTCAACCGGAATTGTTCTAATAGGAGATATTAAAAGAAGAACTTTCTTCGGCAGACAAATTCAAAAAGTAAGAAACTGGTTTCGATAA
- the pyrR gene encoding bifunctional pyr operon transcriptional regulator/uracil phosphoribosyltransferase PyrR — protein sequence MGQKNLLTSKEVQIILHRLACQLIENHLDFSNTVLIGLQPRGKYLAQRIKQILESEYQIQEIKLGFLDITFFRDDFRRGEKPLEANKTQIDFLVEDKKVVFIDDVLYTGRSINAALTAIQSFGRPSEVELLTLIDRRFSRHLPIQPDYRGRQVDAINNEKVIVKWQENDGEDAVYLVTK from the coding sequence ATGGGTCAAAAAAATTTGCTCACTTCTAAAGAAGTACAGATTATTTTACATCGATTAGCTTGTCAACTAATTGAAAATCATTTAGATTTTTCCAATACTGTTTTAATAGGATTACAACCAAGAGGAAAATACTTGGCACAAAGAATCAAACAAATTTTAGAGTCTGAATATCAAATTCAAGAGATAAAATTGGGGTTTTTAGATATTACTTTTTTTCGAGATGACTTTAGAAGAGGAGAAAAACCACTTGAAGCTAATAAAACACAAATCGATTTCTTAGTTGAAGATAAAAAAGTAGTCTTTATCGATGACGTTTTATATACAGGAAGAAGTATTAATGCCGCTTTAACTGCGATACAATCTTTCGGAAGACCATCAGAAGTAGAACTTTTAACACTTATCGACAGAAGATTCAGTCGTCATTTACCGATTCAACCGGATTATAGAGGAAGACAAGTGGATGCCATAAACAATGAAAAAGTAATTGTAAAATGGCAAGAAAATGATGGAGAAGACGCTGTTTATTTGGTAACGAAATAA
- a CDS encoding glutaminyl-peptide cyclotransferase, with the protein MLKVKIFAFIALGIISVSCKDDENTIKNLFSIENPTIKPILKLEESIDLVLQNKENKTIDSVVYYINDKKIGSVKGNEKLPFALNNQKLGNQTIKALVYFEGQNIDIATGFSIYASAEPKILSYKIVNTYPHDINAYTQGFEFYNGVLLEGTGQYRESTLRKTDYKTGKVTEQIKLEDKYFGEGITVLNDKIYQLTWREKTGFVYDAKTFKLEKTFSFDTEGWGITNDGEKLYMSDGSEKIYILNPETLKVEDFIGVYTNSAKIEAVNELEWVNGKIWANIYQKDAIAVINPKTGAIENVINCGELRSKVTKHEELDAFNGIAYNPATKTYFVTGKNWDKTFEIKVD; encoded by the coding sequence ATGTTAAAAGTTAAGATATTCGCATTCATAGCATTAGGCATCATTTCAGTTTCTTGTAAAGATGATGAGAATACTATAAAAAATTTATTTTCAATAGAAAATCCTACAATAAAACCTATTTTAAAGTTAGAAGAAAGCATCGATTTAGTACTTCAAAACAAAGAAAACAAAACAATCGATTCGGTTGTGTATTATATCAACGATAAAAAAATTGGATCGGTAAAAGGAAACGAGAAGTTACCTTTTGCATTGAACAATCAAAAATTAGGAAATCAAACTATTAAAGCTTTAGTATATTTTGAAGGTCAGAATATTGATATCGCAACAGGGTTTTCAATTTACGCAAGTGCAGAACCGAAAATTTTAAGCTATAAAATCGTAAATACATATCCCCACGACATCAATGCGTATACACAAGGTTTTGAATTTTACAATGGTGTTTTGCTAGAAGGAACTGGGCAATATAGAGAATCTACTTTAAGAAAAACAGATTATAAAACAGGCAAAGTAACCGAACAAATTAAATTAGAAGACAAATATTTTGGAGAAGGAATTACTGTTTTAAATGACAAAATTTATCAATTAACTTGGAGAGAAAAAACAGGATTTGTTTACGATGCCAAAACATTCAAATTAGAAAAGACTTTTTCATTTGACACTGAAGGTTGGGGAATTACTAATGATGGTGAAAAATTATACATGAGTGATGGTTCTGAAAAAATTTATATTTTAAATCCTGAAACATTAAAAGTTGAAGATTTTATTGGCGTTTATACAAATAGTGCTAAAATTGAAGCTGTTAATGAATTGGAATGGGTTAACGGAAAAATATGGGCTAATATTTATCAAAAAGATGCAATTGCTGTAATCAACCCAAAAACAGGTGCTATTGAAAATGTAATTAATTGTGGAGAATTACGCAGTAAAGTCACAAAACATGAAGAGCTAGATGCTTTCAATGGAATTGCATACAATCCTGCAACAAAAACGTATTTTGTAACGGGTAAAAACTGGGATAAAACTTTTGAGATAAAAGTTGACTAG
- a CDS encoding NAD(P)H-dependent flavin oxidoreductase: MEKQSLTTLLNIKYPVIMAPMFLVSNTKMVIEGMKSGIAGCIPALNYRTLEELKAAIHELKASKVDGGSFGFNLIVNKSNVKYKEQLRILCEEKVDFILTSLGSPEETIKEAHKVGIKVFCDVTDLSFAKKVESLGADALVAVNNQAGGHRGNIDPETLIKQLNENTSLPVISAGGVGNKADLDKMLSYGAIGVSVGSPFIASEEAGVSQEYKQACVDYGAKDIVMTERISGTPCTVINTPYVQKVGTKQTWLETLLNKNKSLKKWVKMIRFYIGMKATEKAATQVTYKTVWVAGPSIEDTKAILPVKEIVTKLIK, translated from the coding sequence ATGGAAAAACAATCGTTAACAACACTTTTGAATATTAAATACCCAGTAATAATGGCTCCTATGTTTTTAGTATCGAATACTAAAATGGTTATAGAAGGAATGAAAAGTGGCATTGCAGGTTGTATTCCGGCATTAAATTACAGAACTCTAGAAGAATTAAAAGCTGCTATTCATGAGTTAAAAGCTTCTAAAGTTGATGGTGGAAGTTTTGGTTTTAATTTAATTGTAAATAAATCGAATGTTAAATACAAAGAGCAGCTACGCATTTTGTGCGAAGAAAAAGTTGATTTCATTTTAACTTCATTAGGCTCTCCAGAAGAAACAATAAAAGAAGCACACAAAGTTGGAATTAAAGTTTTTTGTGATGTTACCGATTTGTCTTTTGCAAAAAAAGTAGAAAGTTTAGGAGCGGATGCGCTTGTTGCTGTAAACAATCAGGCTGGGGGACATAGGGGAAATATTGATCCCGAGACTTTGATAAAACAATTAAACGAAAATACAAGTTTACCGGTAATTTCTGCTGGTGGAGTAGGGAATAAGGCAGATTTAGATAAAATGTTAAGTTATGGTGCAATTGGAGTTTCCGTAGGAAGTCCGTTTATTGCATCAGAAGAAGCTGGTGTTTCTCAAGAATATAAACAGGCTTGTGTTGACTATGGAGCAAAAGATATTGTTATGACGGAACGTATTTCAGGAACTCCTTGTACAGTTATCAATACACCTTATGTTCAAAAAGTAGGAACTAAGCAAACTTGGTTGGAAACTTTGTTGAACAAAAACAAAAGTCTTAAAAAATGGGTTAAAATGATTCGTTTTTATATTGGTATGAAAGCTACCGAAAAAGCGGCTACACAAGTTACATATAAAACAGTTTGGGTTGCTGGACCGAGTATTGAAGATACAAAAGCGATTTTACCTGTTAAAGAAATTGTAACAAAGTTGATTAAGTAG
- a CDS encoding enolase C-terminal domain-like protein encodes MQITWQIVRLQLKETFSISYGNYSFREALIISLSKNGKVGYGECTAIDYYGINLNDFTQKLVEIQTQIEKQSINHPFEFYTFLESLQLHSFLRSALDCAFWDLFGKLENKSFLELNSIEVKQLPESSITISVAPIEEQLQKNAKSDWNKFKVKWNHYNEKALDLLLNCGKEIALDANGSFSVSECQQLEENPLSAQFTYIEQPMKTGISNYSHLSANKYANWMADEDCQEKTKLSDLKSHYKTINIKLVKTGGLTPALQLINEARANDFKIMIGCMTESTVGISAGAVLVPLVDYVDLDGANLIANDIAFGSVIEKGKVVLSDKVGLGISLK; translated from the coding sequence ATGCAAATTACTTGGCAAATTGTTCGCTTGCAACTAAAAGAAACTTTTTCAATTAGTTACGGAAATTATTCCTTTAGAGAAGCCTTAATTATTTCGCTTTCCAAAAATGGAAAAGTTGGATATGGCGAATGTACTGCTATTGATTATTACGGAATTAATTTGAATGATTTTACTCAGAAATTAGTCGAAATTCAAACCCAAATCGAAAAACAATCCATAAATCATCCATTTGAATTTTATACCTTTTTAGAAAGTTTACAATTGCATTCGTTTTTACGTTCGGCTTTAGATTGTGCGTTTTGGGATTTATTTGGTAAGCTAGAAAATAAGAGTTTTTTAGAATTGAATTCGATTGAAGTAAAACAATTACCAGAATCTTCCATCACAATAAGTGTAGCACCAATTGAGGAACAATTGCAAAAAAACGCAAAATCCGATTGGAATAAATTCAAAGTAAAATGGAATCATTACAATGAAAAAGCTTTGGATTTATTATTGAATTGTGGAAAAGAAATCGCTTTAGATGCTAACGGAAGTTTCTCCGTTTCTGAATGTCAACAATTGGAAGAAAATCCTTTATCGGCTCAATTTACTTATATTGAGCAACCAATGAAAACTGGAATTTCAAATTACAGCCATTTAAGTGCTAATAAATATGCGAATTGGATGGCTGACGAAGATTGCCAAGAAAAGACCAAACTTTCCGATTTAAAATCGCATTATAAAACCATCAATATCAAATTAGTTAAAACAGGCGGATTAACTCCAGCTTTACAACTAATCAATGAAGCAAGAGCAAACGATTTTAAAATTATGATAGGTTGTATGACCGAATCTACAGTAGGAATTTCAGCCGGAGCGGTTTTGGTTCCTTTAGTAGATTATGTCGATTTAGATGGCGCGAATTTAATTGCTAATGATATTGCTTTTGGAAGTGTTATAGAAAAGGGGAAAGTGGTACTATCAGATAAAGTTGGTTTAGGAATTTCCTTGAAATAA
- the fsa gene encoding fructose-6-phosphate aldolase produces the protein MKFFIDTANLEQIKEAQELGILDGVTTNPSLMAKEGITGTNNILKHYVDICNIVDGDVSAEVNALDLEGMIREGEELAELHEQIVVKLPMTKEGVKACKYFSDKGIKTNVTLVFSAGQALLAAKAGATYVSPFLGRLDDISTDGLNLIDEIRQIYDNYGFETQILAASVRHTMHVVNCAKIGADVMTGPLSSITGLLKHPLTDIGIAQFIADYEKGNK, from the coding sequence ATGAAATTTTTTATTGACACAGCTAATTTAGAGCAAATTAAAGAAGCACAAGAATTAGGAATTTTAGATGGTGTTACAACAAACCCATCGTTAATGGCTAAAGAAGGCATTACAGGAACAAACAATATTTTAAAACACTATGTAGATATCTGTAATATTGTTGATGGTGATGTAAGTGCTGAAGTAAATGCTTTGGATTTAGAAGGCATGATCAGAGAAGGTGAAGAATTAGCTGAATTACACGAACAAATTGTTGTTAAATTACCAATGACAAAAGAAGGTGTAAAAGCTTGTAAATATTTCTCTGATAAAGGAATTAAAACAAATGTTACTTTAGTATTCTCTGCTGGTCAAGCTTTATTAGCGGCTAAAGCAGGTGCTACTTATGTTTCTCCTTTCTTAGGAAGATTAGATGATATTTCTACTGATGGTTTAAATTTAATTGATGAAATTCGTCAAATTTATGATAACTACGGTTTTGAAACACAAATTTTAGCTGCTTCTGTACGTCACACAATGCACGTTGTAAACTGTGCTAAAATTGGTGCAGATGTTATGACAGGACCTTTATCTTCAATTACTGGATTGTTAAAACACCCATTAACAGATATCGGAATTGCTCAGTTTATTGCTGATTACGAAAAAGGGAATAAATAA